The nucleotide window GCCGAGCATGATTCCCATCAAGCGCTGGAACAGTAGTGGACGGGAGGTGGCTGTCGAGCATGTAGACGTCCGACATGACCGGTCCCGCAGTGAGTGTTATAccagtggtggcagcgcgcCAACCTTCCTTCCCACAGTCGCTGTCGCAGTGACTTGTCGAGCTGCTTTCATGCCTCAGAAAGGAGGCTTTAGTCGCAGGGGATGCCTTCTTGGGTGTGAGGGGTGAAAGGATTTCCTTCGTTGTCGCTGCTAGCGGCATTGCTCTCTGCTTCGCACGCTCCATTTGGTGGTCCGCATCAGACCTCGCTGTCGTCATACCAGCAGGACTAGCTGCATCGCGAATCGCCGAAGTTTTGTTGAGTGTGCTAAAGATATCTGTCACCTGTAACGAGGATCCTTTGTGCCTTCGCGTCAGCCATTGAGAATTGAGCATCCCTGGAAGGGTATGTGAGCGACATGAACCTGCTTGTAGGTTCTTCACGAAAGCGTCGACACGCTGCTTGCGGCGCGCCAGCCGGTTTGCCTCCTCTGTGACGTGCTGCCCAAGCACGTCGAGCTGCGCTTGAAATGATTGCAACGCCAATTGGTCCACCTCCACTCGCCCACTTCCTTCGCGGAGTAGGTCCAACTGCTGAAAGACGTCCGCAAGAAGACGTTCGGTCTCGATGCGGTAGTCACCAAGGGACTGTGACCACATGCTGAGCTCCGCTGTGAAATTGGCACGTGCCGCACGCAGTGAttgctgcgcctgcaggaTGTCTCCGACACGCCGCTTCAAGTTGCTGAGAGTGCCGGTCGTGAGGCCAACGTGGTTAGGGACCTCTGGGCTTGCTGACGTCAGGCACCGCGAGAGCTTCCCACGAATCGCTTGCTCCCATTCTGAGCGAACAGCCTTGACGTGTTCCCGCTGCTGAGTGACCTGTGTGCGACGttggtgcagctgcggggcCCAGCCATGGCTCACCTCCTTGAGTTCAGAGATGCTCCGCCGAAGTGTCTCACGACTGTGCTGCAGCAAGAGGAGCGAGTGTTGCCATCCCTCGCTAATTTGCTCCactgaaaaagaaaacgcgGGCGAGCTCCCAGAGCTGTAGGTGCCACCAGTGCCTCGGTGGTTGACAGCGTGGGTGGACATCTGTTGAGATGAGAGGTAcgactgctgctcctgcttcACGCGTAACGAGAGTGCGAGTTGCTCCATTCGAAGACGCACACGGTCCAAGTCGCTGGGCAGTACTTCCTGCGCCAGTGCGCTTCGAGTTGGTGTCTGAGACGGAAACCTGACGGGCTCACGATGCATCCCGTGGCTCTCGCGCAACGCGGAAACCTCCATCTCTGCACGCAAGCGAAAGGCGCGGATTTGCCCGGCTAAATCCTCTTGACGCGCCGCCCACTCCTTTGCGGCGGCATCCTGCTGTGTGATGGAGATTGCACACTCCTGCTCCAGtcggcggcgcacctgctcctccaACATCTCGCGGCTTCGCTTTGTCATGGCAGCAAGCTGGCACTGGAAGTCGGCGACACGCTGATGGCGCTCGGTGTTGTGGAGACGTTGTGCTGTTTGGATGAGCGCCTTGATGGCACCAAAGGCGGTGTCTGCACGCTCTTGAAAGTTGCGGCGACATACGTCGTGAAATGcggctgcctctgcctcacgACGAGATCGGTGCTCCGCCAGTGTTCTTGCACGGGCCGCCATGTCATTGGCAAAGACTTCggctcgctgctgtcgtgctGCCGTCAGATACAAACGGGCACTCTCCGCCACTGTGCGGCTACATTGCAACATCAGGCATCGCTTCAAGTGGCGTGCGCCATCCTGCACGCGAAGCAGTAGGGTTTCAGTAACGGAAGCCTGGCAGTCATCTCTCGTGTCACGTGCAACGGCAGCCTCCCACTCTCGGCGAAGGGTTGCGTTACGCCTCTGCTGTGTCTGCACGGCCTGCATAAGATCCTCTActtgctgctggtggtgctgaacACATTGGGTACGGTATTcgcacacctcctcctcaatgTCCTCGGTGCGTTTAATGGAGACCGCGTTTCCACGATCCGTCTGCTGTACTTGAGCTTCCGCTTCCGACTTTTGCTGGCAAGCCGCAGTCACCTCGATCCTGATAGAAGTCAGTGTACGGTCGAGTTCTGCCACCTCGATCGCAAGCGCATGGCTGCCTGTCTGAAGCGCGTCTACGCGCTGCGTCGCCTCGCGTAGCTCATGCTCTAGCTCAGAAAGCTCATGAGTAAGAGTAGCTCTCCGTGCCTGCTCCCCTTCCTCATCCTCCACACGGCGTGATGCAGCAGTTGTGTAGTCCGAGGGAAAAGTGTCGGCCATCAAACTTGTCGGAGCGACTGTGGATGCGTCACCGCCATCGTCTTGCAAGAAGACGGGCACGGGTAGTGGGATAGGCGACGGAGACGAAGCAGTCGGTTGGCTAGAGGCAATCAGATTACAGTGCCAGCCCGCATCGTCAGTTGCTGGTGCGCCGTCATGGACGGgcctgcgccgccctgcCACAGGTTTCTGGTTAGTTGCTGGAGGTCGGGCGTCGACCTCATTCACGAAGGCAAGTGGGCCGCTCTCAGTCGCCTGAGCGAGGGCTACGGTGGTTGTCGGGGTTTCTTGTACGGTCGGTGTTACGGCAGCCGCGGGAGACGATACAGCTAGGCTTGGAGAATACGACTGTGGATGCCTGGGAGAGGCTTGGACAACGAGAGGTACGGCAGGCGAAGTTGTGCTGCCCTGCAGTTCCTCTAACCAGCAAGGCATACCTGCCTCGTGGGTAGCGGGGAGTGGAGCGGCAGGGGAAAGCGGTGAGGCAGGCTCCAGCCCCTTGTGTCGTCCCGCAACCGGCACCGACATGAACCAAAAGTTACAGCGATTTGGAAAGGAGGACGACGCAGAATCTGTGGCGGCAATCGATAGACGGCTGGAAAAGCGGCTTGACAGGCCCGAAGGTCTTaatgcgcgcagctgcaaagGCTCCAACAAAacaggggagaaggaggagggcccTGAAGCGTcggcgagagaaaggaaacCCAGCGTACGAGGTCATCAATGACAGCGCCGTCGTgggaagaggtggggagaaTGAGGCAGAAAAGAGGTCCGAGAGTGCAAAggagaacaaaaaagaaaagatgaCGTCTAGCGATGTAGTCTAATCTGTCGTGAGCGCgcagatacacacacacacacaaaggaaGGTAGAAGAGCGCAAGAAACAAGCTAATACAGCAGCGACATCACACGACAGCGATTTCGCGGAGCTTTCTATTCCGCGTAGGTATTGCAGTCATCAACGAAGGCGATCCTCTTGGGCATCCGACAGGATCACGCGGAGCAAGACTGAGGCCTTGAATGGTCTGTATGAGCGTGTGTATAGCTGGCAagcttccccttcctctacCAAAGCTGACCCTCGCTGTGAGACGTTCGATCAAGGTCGACGGGGAGACGGCGGGTCGGTCGTGCATCACGCCTCGCGTTCCCTTTggtgaaggaaaaaaaaggaaggaaagaaggaagcAAAAGAGCTGACGTGGAGACACAAAGAAGGCGAGTCGGACGACAATGCAGGActcacgagagagagagggacggcCACAGTGTAGCAAGGGGGGTGACTTCTCGTGCTACGCAGTAATAAAAGGCAGACCGCCGTGGTAATCTTGCGTAGGCTTGTGGACCATTAGGTAGGTTCGCCATCCATATTGGCAGTactgcgtgcgtgctgcacgACGACTGAGCGCTGTGTCTCTTTTAAGATGTCTTTCAAGCtcgtgggggaggggggggggaagggactGCAATGACGTCAAGCCATTGCGGTCCTTAGGCGGTACGGggacacatacacccacacaactTTGCACGCCGACGTAGGGCAAAAAGCAGATCGTTTACATGTTGGCGGTGCGTAAGTGCACCAAGCGTTTTGGCCCCGCCTGGCGTGGCATCTACACGCACGGAAACACCTTGACATAATCGATTCCAGTACTGTACATGAGATCCGCAAAAACAGAAATGAGCAacggtgcgcctcctcccaACTCCTCTGTGACAGAAAAGTCGCGGAGTGCGCATAAGGGCGAAGAGCTAAAATGTGGCGAATAAATAGACAGGTGAAGCAGTGAGAGGTACGAAGCGATCCTTCACAGCAGGTGGAACACGACTGTCAACAGGTAGAGGAAAGTGGGCAACATCTgaacgcagcagcgtctcgtGCCTCTACTGCTGCGTCAGAAACGTCAGGGAGCTTCGGCTAATCTCTTTAGTATCGCAAGACAGCCCCTCTACCGCTGCGACCGTTTCGGTCTTCGCCACTAAGGAGTCTTTTAGAAGAGCCGCGCGTTGCGACAGTATTGCCTGCCGCTGTCCCTCTTGTCGGATACGTTTAAACAGTAGCTGAATAACGCGCTCCTTGTCCACCCAGCACAGATCCTTTATGTCGACCCTCTTTGCGTCTCGCCAGGCTGGGGCGCTGGGCAAGCTCTTGAGGAGTGGGAAGCTGACCTCCTCGGCTGTGTCCAGTCCACCGTGTTGCTCTCGTGCAGCCGGGGAGGAAGCGCCATTGCTCTCCTGCGCAGTCCTCGTTCCAAGTCGAAATGCGCTGTCAACATCAACAGCGGTACGACGCCACCCGCCTTGGTCGGCTGATGTGCTTACCGCCGCGTCGTGCTGACTTCTTGTGGGCAAGAGAGGGGACGCGAAGCGCCGCGCTGAG belongs to Leishmania braziliensis MHOM/BR/75/M2904 complete genome, chromosome 36 and includes:
- a CDS encoding l6202.3-like protein, whose translation is MADTFPSDYTTAASRRVEDEEGEQARRATLTHELSELEHELREATQRVDALQTGSHALAIEVAELDRTLTSIRIEVTAACQQKSEAEAQVQQTDRGNAVSIKRTEDIEEEVCEYRTQCVQHHQQQVEDLMQAVQTQQRRNATLRREWEAAVARDTRDDCQASVTETLLLRVQDGARHLKRCLMLQCSRTVAESARLYLTAARQQRAEVFANDMAARARTLAEHRSRREAEAAAFHDVCRRNFQERADTAFGAIKALIQTAQRLHNTERHQRVADFQCQLAAMTKRSREMLEEQVRRRLEQECAISITQQDAAAKEWAARQEDLAGQIRAFRLRAEMEVSALRESHGMHREPVRFPSQTPTRSALAQEVLPSDLDRVRLRMEQLALSLRVKQEQQSYLSSQQMSTHAVNHRGTGGTYSSGSSPAFSFSVEQISEGWQHSLLLLQHSRETLRRSISELKEVSHGWAPQLHQRRTQVTQQREHVKAVRSEWEQAIRGKLSRCLTSASPEVPNHVGLTTGTLSNLKRRVGDILQAQQSLRAARANFTAELSMWSQSLGDYRIETERLLADVFQQLDLLREGSGRVEVDQLALQSFQAQLDVLGQHVTEEANRLARRKQRVDAFVKNLQAGSCRSHTLPGMLNSQWLTRRHKGSSLQVTDIFSTLNKTSAIRDAASPAGMTTARSDADHQMERAKQRAMPLAATTKEILSPLTPKKASPATKASFLRHESSSTSHCDSDCGKEGWRAATTGITLTAGPVMSDVYMLDSHLPSTTVPALDGNHARLAGMSDGGLGGGAYVSDPPAVQHTSGAVNAETVAAETGKPISRPN